A genomic window from Blattabacterium cuenoti includes:
- a CDS encoding NADP-dependent isocitrate dehydrogenase — protein sequence MKKIKVLNPIVEIDGDEMARILWKKIKKYLIFPYLDIKIIYFDLGIKNRDLTNDQITIDAAFAIKKYHVGIKCATITPDKERMIEFNLKKMWPSPNGTIRNIINGTIFREPIIIKNIPRIISNWKKPIHIARHAYADQYQSIDLLIKEKGKLYLYFESENKKNSKKIKIHNFINPGIAMGMFNTDESIYGFARSCFHYSINKKIPLFLSTKNTILKAYDGRYKDIFQKIYKNEFLLKFKKLNITYEHRLIDDMISYVIKSNGGFLWACKNYDGDVQSDTIAQGFGSLGMMTSILLNSNGKILESEAAHGTITRHYRLYKKGEKVYTNPIASIFTWTRGLKHRAIIDNNIFLKKYSQIMEESCIEVIESGKMTKDLFQLIKGKGINKKINYLDTESFLKILKIQFEKNYIKIFS from the coding sequence ATGAAAAAAATTAAAGTACTTAATCCGATAGTAGAAATAGATGGCGATGAAATGGCTAGAATTTTATGGAAAAAAATAAAAAAATATTTAATTTTTCCATATTTAGATATAAAAATTATCTATTTCGATCTTGGAATAAAAAATAGAGATTTAACTAATGATCAAATTACTATAGATGCAGCTTTTGCTATAAAAAAATATCATGTTGGAATAAAATGTGCTACAATTACACCTGATAAAGAAAGAATGATAGAATTTAATTTAAAAAAAATGTGGCCATCTCCCAATGGGACAATAAGAAATATTATTAATGGAACTATATTTAGAGAACCTATCATAATAAAAAATATTCCTCGTATTATATCAAATTGGAAAAAACCGATACATATTGCTCGTCATGCTTATGCAGATCAATATCAATCTATTGATCTTTTAATTAAAGAAAAAGGAAAATTATATTTATATTTTGAAAGCGAAAATAAAAAAAATTCCAAAAAAATAAAAATTCATAATTTTATAAACCCAGGCATTGCAATGGGGATGTTTAACACAGATGAATCTATATATGGATTTGCTCGTTCTTGTTTTCATTATTCTATTAATAAAAAAATTCCTCTTTTTTTATCTACAAAAAATACTATTCTTAAAGCATATGATGGAAGATATAAAGATATTTTTCAAAAAATATATAAAAATGAATTTTTATTAAAATTTAAAAAACTCAATATCACTTATGAACATCGTTTAATAGATGATATGATTTCATACGTTATAAAATCTAATGGAGGTTTTTTATGGGCTTGTAAAAATTATGATGGAGATGTTCAATCTGATACAATTGCTCAAGGATTTGGATCATTAGGGATGATGACATCTATATTATTAAATTCAAATGGAAAAATTTTAGAATCTGAAGCTGCTCATGGAACAATTACTAGACATTATAGATTATATAAAAAAGGAGAAAAAGTCTATACTAATCCAATTGCATCTATTTTTACTTGGACACGTGGACTTAAACATCGTGCTATTATAGATAATAATATTTTTTTAAAAAAATATTCTCAAATAATGGAAGAATCTTGTATAGAAGTTATAGAATCAGGAAAAATGACTAAAGATTTATTTCAATTAATTAAGGGTAAGGGAATAAATAAAAAAATTAATTATTTAGATACAGAATCTTTTTTAAAAATTTTAAAAATTCAATTTGAAAAAAATTATATAAAAATTTTTTCTTAA
- a CDS encoding transglycosylase domain-containing protein, with amino-acid sequence MYKKKKKINFYFRILIFYFWFFFLIVLLTFFIIFYAAYKGYLGSLPSTKDIENPIMEVGSEIYDYNGFLLGKFFSENRTLISYKEFPKNLINALLSKEDIRFKYHSGIDAKSFLRAIFSLGKKGGGSTITQQLAKLLFTGKSAKNKLQRIHQKLLEWVMAIELEKRYTKEEIITMYYNKFDFLYNAKGIETAAHTYFNKKTSNLNLGECAILVGMLENPSLFNPKLYPNRAKKQRNLVLSQMQKYHFLTKKIYNQELKKPIKINFKIQKKDFELLTYYSDFLKKEIQEALDDYEKKTGKKLNLYSSGLKIYTSIDLKMQEYAEQSIKKHLSKLQLLFNNSQKKNKNAPFLNISTEKTNRIILSAMHRTQFYQNLKEKGYTEEKIIKQFKKPQNIKLFTWNGYKTVSISPWDFIRYQKSIIQGGMLSIEPYTGYIKAWVGGIDFNYFQYDHVAKTQRQVGSIFKPILYATAINELHYNPCTKISNEKFHLGTWSPRNSNGKYGGYLTLKDGLALSVNTISARLISKITPGPVIHLAKKMGIESIIPEHPSIALGSADITLYEMTGAFNTFANYGFYIKPTILIKIEDEYGKLIKEHTDISRRQVFSEEVAYIMLKLMQGVVEYGTAKRLLYQYNFFNIDIAGKTGTTNENSDGWFIGIIPNLTTGVWVGWEDRFSHFVNIKLGQGANMALPIWAHYMKYLYKDTNLKYHKNLLFRKPKNYQSNWNHCDENYKNKNALKEIIDLNENFNDENNENFNDENNENFNDENNENFNDENNEKNYDN; translated from the coding sequence GTGTATAAAAAAAAGAAAAAAATAAATTTTTATTTTCGTATACTTATTTTTTATTTTTGGTTTTTCTTTTTAATAGTACTTTTAACTTTTTTTATAATTTTTTATGCAGCATATAAAGGTTATTTAGGATCTTTACCTAGTACTAAAGATATAGAAAATCCTATAATGGAAGTAGGATCCGAAATATATGATTATAATGGTTTTTTATTAGGAAAATTTTTTTCAGAAAATAGAACTCTTATATCTTATAAAGAATTTCCCAAAAATCTTATTAATGCTTTATTATCCAAAGAAGATATTCGTTTTAAATATCATTCAGGTATTGATGCTAAATCTTTTTTAAGAGCTATTTTTTCTTTAGGAAAAAAAGGAGGGGGGAGTACTATTACTCAACAATTAGCTAAATTACTTTTTACAGGAAAATCTGCTAAAAATAAATTACAAAGAATACATCAAAAATTATTAGAATGGGTAATGGCTATTGAATTAGAAAAACGTTATACAAAGGAAGAAATAATTACTATGTATTATAATAAATTCGATTTTTTATATAATGCAAAAGGAATAGAAACAGCGGCTCATACTTATTTTAATAAAAAAACATCAAATCTAAATTTAGGAGAATGTGCCATTCTTGTGGGGATGTTAGAAAATCCTTCTTTATTTAATCCTAAATTATATCCTAATAGAGCAAAAAAACAAAGAAATTTAGTTTTATCACAAATGCAAAAATATCATTTTTTAACTAAAAAAATATATAATCAAGAATTAAAAAAACCTATAAAAATAAATTTTAAAATACAAAAAAAAGATTTTGAATTATTAACTTATTATAGTGATTTTTTAAAAAAAGAAATTCAAGAAGCATTAGATGATTACGAAAAAAAAACAGGGAAAAAACTAAATCTTTATTCTAGTGGATTAAAAATATATACATCAATTGATTTAAAAATGCAAGAATATGCAGAACAATCGATAAAAAAACATCTTAGTAAATTACAATTATTATTTAATAATTCTCAAAAAAAAAATAAAAATGCTCCATTTTTAAATATTTCTACAGAAAAAACTAATAGAATTATTTTATCTGCTATGCATAGAACACAATTTTATCAAAATCTTAAAGAAAAAGGATATACAGAAGAAAAAATTATAAAACAATTTAAAAAACCACAAAATATCAAATTATTTACTTGGAATGGATATAAAACTGTATCCATCTCACCATGGGATTTCATTCGTTATCAAAAAAGTATTATTCAAGGTGGAATGTTATCAATAGAACCTTATACAGGATATATAAAAGCATGGGTTGGAGGAATAGATTTTAATTATTTTCAATATGATCATGTAGCAAAAACACAACGTCAAGTAGGTTCAATTTTTAAACCGATTCTATATGCCACAGCAATTAATGAATTACATTATAATCCTTGTACAAAAATTTCTAATGAAAAATTTCATTTAGGGACATGGAGTCCTAGAAATTCAAATGGTAAATATGGAGGATATCTTACTTTAAAAGATGGATTAGCATTATCTGTCAATACTATTTCAGCTCGTCTTATATCAAAAATTACACCTGGACCAGTTATTCATTTAGCTAAAAAAATGGGAATAGAATCCATAATTCCTGAACATCCATCTATAGCTTTAGGATCTGCAGATATCACTTTATATGAAATGACAGGTGCTTTTAATACATTTGCAAATTATGGATTTTATATTAAACCTACTATTTTAATAAAAATAGAAGATGAATATGGAAAATTAATTAAGGAACATACTGATATCAGTAGAAGACAAGTTTTTAGTGAAGAAGTAGCATATATTATGTTAAAACTAATGCAAGGTGTAGTAGAATATGGAACTGCTAAAAGATTATTATATCAATATAATTTTTTTAATATAGATATAGCAGGTAAAACAGGAACAACTAATGAAAATTCAGATGGATGGTTTATAGGAATAATTCCAAATTTAACTACTGGAGTTTGGGTAGGTTGGGAAGATCGATTTTCTCATTTTGTAAATATAAAATTAGGTCAAGGAGCTAATATGGCTTTGCCAATATGGGCTCATTATATGAAATATTTATATAAAGATACGAATCTTAAATATCATAAAAATTTATTATTTAGAAAACCAAAAAATTATCAATCTAATTGGAATCATTGTGATGAAAATTATAAAAATAAAAATGCTTTAAAAGAAATTATAGATCTCAATGAAAATTTTAATGATGAAAATAATGAAAATTTTAATGATGAAAATAATGAAAATTTTAATGATGAAAATAATGAAAATTTTAATGATGAAAATAATGAAAAAAATTATGATAATTAA
- a CDS encoding serine O-acetyltransferase, translated as MSDVNFIKKLYYNNTKGGYSFIKKKIYEKFIEDLFYLLFTPDKILLKNKNLLNKVYQNLKNKLYSIFLELNIEEKESKKFVKIFFNKIPIIYKILIIDANAILNFDPAAKVIEEIFLSYPGFFATALYRIAHQLSLLKIPIFPRLITEYAHSKTGIDIHSEAKIGKSFVIDHGTGIVIGSSTKIGDKVKIYQGVTLGAIHVSKKLANKKRHPTIENKVTIYAGATILGGETIIGHDSVIGGNVWVTHSIPPFSIVYQKNEIKMRDNNPFPDPINYMI; from the coding sequence ATGTCTGATGTCAATTTTATAAAAAAATTATATTATAATAATACAAAAGGCGGTTATTCTTTTATAAAAAAAAAGATATATGAAAAATTTATAGAAGATTTATTTTATTTACTTTTTACTCCAGATAAAATATTATTAAAAAATAAAAATTTATTAAATAAAGTTTATCAAAATTTAAAAAATAAATTATATTCTATTTTTTTAGAACTAAATATTGAAGAAAAAGAATCAAAAAAATTTGTAAAAATATTTTTTAATAAAATTCCTATTATTTATAAAATATTAATTATAGATGCTAATGCTATATTAAATTTTGATCCTGCAGCAAAAGTTATAGAAGAAATTTTTTTATCTTATCCTGGTTTTTTTGCTACTGCTTTATATAGAATAGCTCATCAACTTAGTTTATTAAAAATACCAATTTTTCCAAGATTAATTACTGAATATGCTCATAGTAAAACTGGAATTGATATTCATTCTGAAGCAAAAATTGGAAAATCTTTTGTTATAGATCATGGAACTGGAATCGTTATTGGATCTAGTACAAAAATAGGAGATAAAGTAAAAATATATCAAGGAGTGACTTTAGGGGCGATACATGTATCTAAAAAATTAGCTAATAAAAAACGTCATCCTACTATAGAAAATAAAGTTACTATTTATGCTGGAGCAACTATATTAGGAGGAGAGACTATTATTGGACATGATAGTGTTATTGGAGGAAATGTATGGGTCACACATAGTATTCCTCCTTTTTCTATAGTATATCAAAAAAATGAAATAAAAATGAGGGATAATAATCCATTTCCTGATCCTATTAATTATATGATATAA
- a CDS encoding flavodoxin domain-containing protein gives MLSELNKKNFVNLIKSSTVEEIIWMSGYMSGILSIYYKKKIKNNFNYKITLVYSTVSGNSKNLAFSMIKKAKEKKLNIKLIDLDLYNLIDLKNENYFFIIISTHGEGEPPSSAKSFFNFIHKEKNLNLKNIKYSVLALGDRSYTFFCKAGEDIDKRLYKLGASRIIPLYKCDVTDFKKKADDWFIKIFTFFKLDINIEEKKKLMESL, from the coding sequence ATGTTATCTGAATTGAATAAAAAAAATTTTGTTAATTTAATTAAATCTTCTACTGTAGAAGAAATTATTTGGATGTCTGGATATATGTCTGGAATATTATCTATATATTATAAAAAAAAAATAAAAAATAATTTTAATTATAAAATAACATTAGTTTATAGTACAGTATCAGGAAATTCTAAAAATTTAGCTTTTTCTATGATTAAAAAAGCTAAAGAAAAAAAATTAAATATTAAATTGATTGATTTAGATCTATATAATTTAATAGATTTAAAAAATGAAAATTATTTTTTTATTATTATTAGTACACATGGTGAAGGAGAACCTCCTTCATCTGCTAAATCATTTTTTAATTTTATTCATAAAGAAAAAAATCTTAATTTAAAAAATATAAAATATAGTGTTTTAGCATTAGGTGATCGTTCTTATACTTTTTTTTGTAAAGCTGGAGAAGATATTGATAAACGGTTATATAAACTAGGAGCTAGTAGAATAATACCATTATATAAATGTGATGTAACAGATTTTAAAAAAAAGGCAGATGATTGGTTTATTAAAATATTCACTTTTTTTAAACTAGACATTAACATAGAAGAAAAAAAAAAATTAATGGAATCATTATAA
- a CDS encoding NAD(P)-dependent oxidoreductase, translating into MKIKKILILDKNHPFIIYKLKKEGFICHENYFDPIENILSIISLYDGIIFRSRFSINKKFIQKAINLKFIARIGSGIEHIDKNYALKKGIKIITTPDDNKDSVAEHAIGMLLSMMNHIFRSHQEIQKGKWNRKSNLGIEIMGKTIGIIGYGHTGKAFAQKLSGFKTTIFCYDIIPNKGDIYAKQVDMKTIFLKSDIISLHVPYTHKTKKMINNNFINNFCKPFYFINTSRGECVFTDHLVNALKNGKIYGACLDVLEYEKSSFEDLFFCPKKYKTFFYLIHSNKVILTPHIAGWTKESKYKMAKKIVKKIINFNKHLLNIYLLVSFFL; encoded by the coding sequence ATGAAAATTAAAAAAATTTTAATTTTAGATAAAAATCATCCTTTTATTATATATAAATTAAAAAAAGAAGGATTTATTTGTCATGAAAATTATTTTGATCCTATAGAAAATATTTTATCAATTATATCTTTATATGATGGAATTATTTTTAGAAGTAGATTTTCTATAAATAAAAAATTTATTCAAAAAGCAATAAATTTAAAATTTATTGCACGTATTGGATCTGGAATAGAACATATAGATAAAAATTATGCTTTAAAAAAAGGAATTAAAATAATCACTACTCCAGATGATAATAAAGATTCTGTTGCAGAACATGCTATAGGAATGCTTTTATCCATGATGAATCATATATTTCGTTCTCATCAAGAAATTCAAAAAGGAAAATGGAATAGAAAATCTAATCTAGGAATAGAAATTATGGGAAAAACAATAGGAATTATTGGATATGGACATACTGGAAAGGCTTTTGCTCAAAAATTATCAGGATTTAAAACTACAATATTTTGTTATGATATTATACCAAACAAAGGAGATATTTATGCAAAACAAGTAGATATGAAAACAATATTTTTGAAATCAGATATAATTAGTTTACATGTTCCTTATACTCATAAAACAAAAAAAATGATTAATAATAATTTTATTAACAATTTTTGTAAACCTTTTTATTTTATTAATACATCTAGAGGAGAATGTGTTTTTACAGATCATTTAGTAAATGCCTTAAAAAATGGTAAAATATATGGAGCATGTTTAGATGTATTAGAATATGAAAAATCTTCTTTTGAAGATTTGTTTTTTTGTCCTAAAAAATATAAAACTTTTTTTTATTTGATTCATTCTAATAAAGTAATTTTAACTCCACATATAGCTGGATGGACTAAAGAATCTAAATATAAAATGGCTAAAAAAATTGTAAAAAAAATTATCAATTTTAATAAACATCTTTTAAATATCTACCTTCTTGTTTCATTTTTTTTATAA
- a CDS encoding flavodoxin domain-containing protein has product MVNAIINFFQKILFNDYAYKKKIFFLLKKKLNIIFLSFKMLKKYSFLIKKNIFFHKYNWDLLNLLKRYPIPNNINYLYNLIKIMDPIKPRLYSISSSHRVHNNLIHITISRHQFKINEKIKYGFCSNFLSQLKIGDKISFSIKKNHVFKLPENNKDIILIGTGTGIAPFRSFLYEREIMQATGKNWLFFGNQYFLNDFLYHNEIKRWEKNRILYRVDVAFSRDNKKKIYIQHKIWENRKEFFFWIQKGAYIYICGKKKPMSIDVENTIYRIIEIIGKVSPILFIKKMKQEGRYLKDVY; this is encoded by the coding sequence ATGGTTAATGCAATTATTAATTTTTTTCAAAAAATTTTATTTAATGATTATGCATATAAAAAAAAAATATTTTTTTTATTAAAAAAAAAATTAAATATTATTTTTTTATCATTCAAAATGTTAAAAAAATATTCTTTTTTAATAAAAAAAAATATTTTTTTTCATAAATATAATTGGGATTTATTAAATCTTTTGAAAAGATATCCTATTCCTAATAATATAAATTATTTATATAATTTAATTAAAATTATGGATCCTATAAAACCTAGATTATATTCTATTTCTTCTTCTCATAGAGTTCATAATAATTTAATACATATTACAATATCACGTCATCAATTTAAAATTAATGAAAAAATTAAATATGGTTTTTGTTCTAATTTTCTTTCTCAGTTAAAAATAGGAGATAAAATCTCTTTTTCTATTAAAAAAAACCATGTATTTAAATTGCCAGAAAATAATAAGGATATAATTCTTATTGGAACAGGGACAGGTATAGCTCCTTTTCGTTCTTTTTTATATGAAAGAGAAATAATGCAAGCAACAGGAAAAAATTGGCTTTTTTTTGGAAATCAGTATTTTTTGAATGATTTTTTATATCATAATGAAATTAAAAGATGGGAAAAAAATAGGATCCTATATCGTGTAGATGTTGCTTTTTCTAGAGATAATAAAAAAAAAATATATATACAACATAAAATATGGGAAAATAGAAAAGAATTTTTTTTTTGGATACAAAAAGGCGCATATATATATATATGTGGGAAAAAAAAACCTATGAGTATAGATGTAGAAAATACTATATATCGAATAATAGAAATAATAGGAAAAGTTTCTCCGATTTTATTTATAAAAAAAATGAAACAAGAAGGTAGATATTTAAAAGATGTTTATTAA
- the cysK gene encoding cysteine synthase A: protein MKVECILDTIGNTPHICLRRLFPYHNIWIKLERNNPGGSIKDRIALSMIEDAEKKKIIKKGDTIIEPTSGNTGVGLAMVSTVKGYRLILVMPESMSIERRKLFSIYGAKYILTPKEKGMKGAIEKAEKLMKKIPNSWMPKQFDNMSNVKIHRNTTAKEIIKYFPEGIDYFITGVGTGGHITGIGEILKKKFPKIKIFSVEPIESPVIFGGDPHPHSLQGLGAGFIPSILNVQILDGTFLVTKKEAFKFVRKTAKKEGILVGISTGAVLSTIDKQLSNFPENSTILTFNYDSGERYLSVDNLFL, encoded by the coding sequence ATGAAAGTAGAGTGTATATTAGATACTATTGGAAATACTCCTCATATATGTCTTCGTCGTTTATTTCCATATCATAATATATGGATAAAATTAGAAAGAAATAATCCAGGAGGTAGTATCAAAGATAGAATAGCATTATCAATGATAGAAGATGCAGAAAAAAAAAAAATTATTAAAAAAGGAGATACTATTATAGAACCTACCTCTGGAAATACTGGAGTAGGTTTAGCAATGGTAAGCACTGTCAAAGGATATCGTTTAATTTTAGTAATGCCTGAATCTATGAGCATTGAAAGAAGAAAACTTTTTTCTATTTATGGAGCAAAATATATACTTACACCTAAAGAAAAAGGAATGAAAGGTGCGATAGAAAAAGCAGAAAAATTAATGAAAAAAATTCCTAATTCATGGATGCCTAAACAATTTGACAATATGTCTAATGTTAAAATACATAGAAATACTACAGCTAAAGAAATTATAAAATATTTTCCTGAAGGAATTGATTATTTTATCACTGGAGTTGGAACTGGCGGACATATTACTGGAATAGGAGAAATTTTAAAAAAAAAATTTCCAAAAATAAAAATATTTTCTGTGGAACCTATAGAATCTCCAGTAATTTTTGGTGGGGATCCTCATCCACATTCATTACAAGGGTTAGGTGCAGGGTTTATTCCATCAATATTGAATGTTCAAATTTTAGATGGAACTTTCTTAGTTACTAAAAAAGAAGCATTTAAATTTGTTCGTAAAACAGCAAAAAAAGAAGGAATATTAGTCGGAATTTCTACAGGAGCAGTTTTATCTACAATAGATAAACAATTATCTAATTTTCCTGAAAATTCTACAATTTTAACATTTAATTATGATTCTGGAGAAAGATATCTATCCGTAGATAATCTTTTTTTATAA
- a CDS encoding enolase-like domain-containing protein, with protein sequence MNQYLFKYDKIFFKKKKFFFKKKIKNSKKNFINNKIWFLIIKKENKIGIGECNPILEKISNNKYEKELQYLSKKINILKKIEIFYYFPYISYSSILFGLEQAFLSLIHKFPIFFYSKFTEGKVGIPINRIFWLKSYENLQQEINKIYNNNLKNYLMIKLKINQKFFHYQYFFLKKIKKKYPYLKIRIDANGSFNSKEKAFYYINKLYELNIIDVIEQPIKEGNWKNISNICKYSKLPIALDEELIGINKLKYKKKLLDFINPHYIVLKPNICGSFYGIKEWIIEAEKRNIKWWITSSLESNIGINAISQWIFNYFKNKSSYNIGIHGLNINYYYNDFITTLEVKEGKIWYNPLKKWNFKKIFNLKN encoded by the coding sequence GTGAATCAATATTTATTTAAATATGATAAAATCTTTTTTAAAAAAAAAAAATTTTTTTTTAAAAAAAAAATTAAAAATTCTAAAAAAAATTTTATTAACAATAAAATATGGTTTTTAATTATAAAAAAAGAAAATAAAATAGGTATTGGAGAATGTAATCCAATTTTGGAAAAAATATCTAATAATAAATATGAAAAAGAATTACAATATCTTTCTAAAAAGATAAATATTTTAAAAAAAATAGAAATTTTTTATTATTTTCCTTATATTTCTTATTCTTCTATTTTATTTGGATTAGAACAGGCTTTTTTAAGTTTAATTCATAAATTTCCAATATTTTTTTATTCAAAATTTACAGAAGGTAAAGTAGGAATTCCTATTAATAGGATTTTTTGGTTAAAATCATATGAAAATCTTCAACAAGAAATAAATAAAATTTATAATAATAATTTGAAAAATTATTTAATGATTAAATTAAAAATTAATCAAAAATTTTTTCATTATCAATATTTTTTTTTAAAAAAAATAAAAAAAAAATATCCTTATTTAAAAATAAGAATTGATGCTAATGGATCTTTTAATAGTAAAGAAAAAGCTTTTTATTATATAAATAAACTTTATGAATTAAATATTATTGATGTTATAGAACAACCTATAAAAGAGGGTAATTGGAAAAATATATCAAATATATGTAAATATTCAAAATTACCAATTGCATTAGATGAAGAATTAATTGGAATTAATAAGTTGAAATATAAAAAAAAATTATTAGATTTTATCAATCCTCATTATATAGTACTTAAACCTAATATTTGTGGTAGTTTTTATGGAATTAAAGAATGGATAATTGAAGCTGAAAAAAGAAATATAAAATGGTGGATAACTTCTTCTTTAGAAAGTAATATTGGAATTAATGCTATTTCACAATGGATTTTTAATTATTTCAAAAATAAATCTTCTTATAATATTGGAATTCATGGTTTAAATATCAATTATTATTATAATGATTTTATTACTACTTTAGAAGTAAAAGAAGGAAAAATATGGTATAATCCATTAAAAAAATGGAATTTTAAAAAAATTTTTAATTTAAAAAATTAA
- a CDS encoding metal-dependent hydrolase, translated as MKVIFLTHSTCILEIQGINLLIDPFLSKNPNFKLLFNNYINNKIKNINYILVTHAHYDHTCDVEFFSKKFNALIISNYEISNFFEKKGLKTYGINYGSFINFPFGKLKYIWAIHSSVFNDGTYGGNPGGFLIHSVTGKKIYLSGDTSIHCEMKNISTYGKLNLSILPIGGRYTMDIEEAILASNYLNCNKILGIHYDTFEEIKINHKDAKKRFLENKKKLFLLDMCESIFI; from the coding sequence ATGAAAGTTATTTTTTTAACTCATAGTACTTGTATTTTAGAAATACAAGGAATTAATTTATTAATTGATCCTTTTTTATCTAAAAATCCTAATTTTAAATTATTATTTAATAATTATATTAATAATAAGATAAAAAATATAAATTATATTTTAGTAACTCATGCACATTATGATCATACATGTGATGTAGAATTTTTTTCAAAAAAATTTAATGCTTTAATTATTTCAAATTATGAAATTTCTAATTTTTTTGAGAAAAAAGGATTAAAAACATATGGAATTAATTATGGATCTTTTATTAATTTTCCTTTCGGAAAATTAAAATATATTTGGGCGATCCATTCTAGTGTTTTTAATGATGGAACTTATGGAGGTAATCCTGGTGGTTTTCTTATACATAGCGTAACTGGAAAAAAGATTTATTTATCTGGAGATACTTCTATTCATTGTGAAATGAAAAATATCTCTACATATGGAAAATTAAATTTGTCTATTCTTCCTATAGGAGGAAGATATACAATGGATATTGAAGAAGCAATTTTAGCTTCCAATTATTTAAATTGTAATAAAATATTAGGTATACATTATGATACTTTTGAAGAAATTAAAATTAATCATAAAGATGCAAAAAAAAGATTTTTAGAAAATAAAAAAAAACTTTTTTTATTAGATATGTGTGAATCAATATTTATTTAA
- a CDS encoding acyl-CoA synthetase family protein has product MWIDFNSKKILTPLVNPHHPLYYWQESILTFLKNWYNQKLSYLISFTSGTTTGIQKKIFLKKENMYKCAKRTVKFLKLDNLKIKGLLCLSPNSIASKMFLVRAIIYKWIIYCIPPSSHPIENIQEDFDIISMVPMQIFYSLKKLNKIKIILIGGAPISNNIENQLKKISTICYLTYGMTETLGPIALKKINGINKSNYYQVFKDISINLDHRNCLKIFSPYIEDNYIQTNDIVNIISNNKFNWIGRYDNIINSGGIKIIPELIEKKIAPFIKKKFFISSIPDKILGEKIILFIEGSFSIIRIPNYIFYKNKFLKPKKIFFIKKFIKNNLGKIQRKKIVNKFLKEKFLF; this is encoded by the coding sequence ATGTGGATTGATTTTAATTCTAAAAAAATATTAACTCCTTTAGTAAATCCACATCATCCATTATATTATTGGCAAGAATCTATTTTAACTTTTTTAAAAAATTGGTATAATCAAAAATTATCATATTTAATTAGTTTTACTTCTGGAACTACTACAGGAATTCAAAAAAAAATTTTTTTAAAAAAAGAAAATATGTATAAATGTGCAAAAAGAACTGTAAAATTTTTAAAATTAGATAATTTAAAAATTAAAGGTCTTTTATGTTTATCACCAAATAGTATTGCTAGTAAAATGTTTTTAGTAAGAGCAATTATATATAAATGGATTATATATTGTATTCCTCCATCATCTCATCCTATAGAAAATATACAAGAAGATTTTGATATTATATCTATGGTTCCTATGCAAATTTTTTATAGTTTAAAAAAATTAAATAAAATAAAAATTATTTTAATAGGAGGAGCTCCGATTTCTAATAATATTGAAAATCAATTAAAAAAAATTTCAACTATTTGTTATCTTACTTATGGAATGACTGAAACATTAGGACCTATAGCATTAAAAAAAATTAATGGAATTAATAAGTCAAATTATTATCAAGTTTTTAAAGATATATCTATTAATTTAGATCATAGAAATTGTTTAAAGATATTTTCTCCTTATATTGAGGATAATTATATCCAAACAAATGACATTGTAAATATTATTTCTAATAATAAATTTAATTGGATAGGAAGATATGATAATATAATTAATAGTGGAGGAATTAAAATTATTCCTGAATTAATAGAAAAAAAAATAGCTCCATTTATTAAAAAAAAATTTTTTATATCTTCAATCCCAGATAAAATTTTAGGAGAAAAAATTATTTTATTTATTGAAGGATCTTTTTCTATTATTCGAATTCCTAATTATATTTTTTATAAAAATAAATTTTTAAAACCTAAAAAAATTTTTTTTATAAAAAAATTTATAAAAAATAATTTAGGGAAAATACAAAGAAAAAAAATAGTTAATAAATTTTTAAAAGAAAAATTTTTATTTTAA